From the genome of Sphingobacteriales bacterium:
GGTGATGCAGCACTTAATGGGATAGCCGTTTTCGAGCCAGGTGAGTTGCTCCAGCGACTCGGCTTGCGACAAGGGCGCGGGGGCTAATTGTACCACTTGGCGCAGCACCTCCGTTTTGAAAGCGTAAATGCCGATATGCTGATAAAAACCTGCATTTTCTACAGGTGCAGTGCCTCCATTGGCTACCACATAAGGCAGAGGGCGGCGGCTGAAATAGAGCGCGTTGCCCATAGTGCCTACGAGTGCTTTTACCACATGCGGCGAGTGCCAGTCTGCCGGATTTTGGCGAGGTCTGATTAAAGTGGCTATAGACGCGGCGGTGTTTTCATCGTCAAAGGCAGCAAGAATTTCCGCTATTTGCGGCACTTGGAAAAAAGGCTCATCACCCTGAATATTCACCACCATATCGTATTCGTCGTTCAGCAGGCTCAATGCCTCCGCACAGCGATTGGTACCCGAAATATGCTCGCCGGTCATTACAGCTTTGCAGTTTTCGGCTTGCAAATGCTCCAAAATACGCACATCGTCGGTAGCCACCACGACCTCCGCCAACAAAGGGGAGCGTTTGGCTTGCCGATACACGCGGCTAATCATGCTTTGCCCGCCGATGTCAATCAGGGGTTTGCCCGGAAAGCGGCTCGACTGATAACGCGCCGGAATAATAGCTACAACTTTTTTTTTCATTCTTCTTTTTTTCAAAAAATAAAAAGGCGATGCAATAATATGCGGTTTTTCAAAAATAAACCGTTTTTTTTATATCAACAAACATCTTTACTGAATATTATTAAAAAATGATGGCTGCCTTTTTAGCTAAATGATTACATTTGCTACAATCTTTATTCATAATTTTTTATAATCTCAACCTTTTAGTTTATGATCAAATTTATAGCTGCTGCTGTGGCTTTTTTATGGATACCGCAATTCGCATTTGCACAAACGGATACATTAAAAAACATTACTTGGAGCGCATATACCGAA
Proteins encoded in this window:
- the kdsB gene encoding 3-deoxy-manno-octulosonate cytidylyltransferase — translated: MKKKVVAIIPARYQSSRFPGKPLIDIGGQSMISRVYRQAKRSPLLAEVVVATDDVRILEHLQAENCKAVMTGEHISGTNRCAEALSLLNDEYDMVVNIQGDEPFFQVPQIAEILAAFDDENTAASIATLIRPRQNPADWHSPHVVKALVGTMGNALYFSRRPLPYVVANGGTAPVENAGFYQHIGIYAFKTEVLRQVVQLAPAPLSQAESLEQLTWLENGYPIKCCITHYDNIAIDTPEDLLKIRHLL